GGAAAATATCAGTATGAAAAGGATTGGTCAGGCGGTTGTCGCCACTATTTTATTGTTCACCGCTAGTCTCTTTAGCACTTTGCAGGCCGAAGAACAGCCGTTAGGCGACAAGGTTGAGTCGCTCAAAGAGCAGGTGGTCAAACTCAACCGTGACCTGTTTATTCTTGAAGAAGACCTGTTATTCCCTGCCACCACACAGGTCACTGTGTATTTGTCGGTGGATACTGGCAAATTCTTCAAATTAGACTCTGTTGAGCTGAAGATCGACGATGACCGCGTGGCCGGTTACCTCTATACCGAACGTCAGGTTAATGCGCTTCATCGAGGTGGGATCCAGAGGCTTTACATTGGCAACCTGAAAGCCGGCAAACATGAAGTGACTGCGTTCTTTACTGGCTTTGGTCCCGATGGCCGCGAGTATCGCCGTGGTGCCACGTTGGCTTTTGACAAAGGAACTGACGCCAAAGTGTTGGAGCTACAGGTTCGCGATGAAACTGATACCTATCAGCCTGATTTCAAGGTAGTGGAATGGCAGTAAAGGTGACCTTGGCTATGCGCCAGCGCTGGCGTTGTATCGCGCTGGCGGTGGCATGCTTTAGCGTATCCCTAAGCGCTGTTGCTGATGACGATGAAAAAGAGCATCTGCAAGCAGAGTTAGGCTATCGGGTGGGTCTGTTTGAGTACTATCAGGGCGATCCTTTGGCCGCTCTGACATTTCTCGAAGTGGATAAAGTGCGGACCGAGCAGCGCTTAGCCAGTCGCAGTGCTGACGCCTTGGCCGAAGATAATGCTGCGCGTGCCGATGCGCGATTGTTAGAAGCGGGGATCCGTTTGGGTTACGGCTTGCATCGCAGTGCGCGTGCCTTGCTTAGTCAATTGGTTGCCTCACCGACATTGTCGGAGCAGGGATATGCGGAAGCCAGCCTCTATCTAGCTCAATGGCTCTATCTGCACCAACAACCGGATGCTGCATTGAGGGTGTTGACCGATGTGCGCGGTCAGTTACCCGCTGATCAGGCACAACAAGCCGCTTATCTGGAGCAACTGTTGCAGGCCACGACTGGCAGTACCAGCGCCACCGCAGAGGTCAGCTATGACGCAGGCCCATGGCAGCCTTACTTGCTTTATAACCAAGGGATCGCCCATGCACAGGCGAAGCAGGCCGACCAAGCGCTAACGTCGCTGGAACAAGCGTTAATTCTACTAAGCCAAGGTCGCGCGGTCAGTGATGACAGCTGGCTAGATCTATTGGCGTGGAGTGCTTGGTTCCCACCAACGCCCTTGCCGCTGGCAGAAGGCGAGATCACCTCGTTACAGGATAAGATCCAGCTAACGCGTGCCAGGATCTATCGCCAGCAGGAAGATTACGATGCCGCGCTGGATGCGTATCAGCAAGTCTCGCTCGAAGGCATGGCGGCTGCAGAAGCCCTGTTCAGTTATGGCTGGACGGCGTTTAATGCTGGGCAACAACCCTTATCTATTACGGCCTGGAGCGCATTAGCTAAACGTGGCGACCTGAGTGCTGAGTTGCTGCAGGTGCATCTGGCTATTGCTTGGAGTTATGAGCAGTGGGGCATGCCGGGTCACGCACTGCAAAATTATCAGCAGGCGTCGCAAGCGTATCGTGTGGTACTGGCCGATCTTGAGCAGCAGCTACAGTCACTGGATCCTGAATCTCTGATGCAACGGCTATTGCCTGACAGTGATGACAGTTGGCTAAGTGAGCAGGATGTTATTCGTATCGCTTCATTACCACGTTTGAATGAGTTGATGGTGTCGCAGTCGATGCAATCGATGCTGATCGATGCGCGGGATCTGCGCTTACTGCGTAACAATCTATTGCGTTGGCAGGCGGATATGGATCAGTTCAACGCCATGCTGGAGGTGCGAGAGCTGTCCCGCCAAGCGCAGTTGCAAGCTTTGGCCGATGCGCCACCCAACAGCGAGTTTGAGCGTTTACGTGGTGAACGTGATGCGTTGGCTGCGCAATTGAACCAGTCGATGGATTCTCCAAAAGCACTGGCGAACGATGAAGAGTTGGCGATTTTAAAGCGCCTGACCCGTGCTGAACAAACGCTGGAAAAATTACAGCAACATCCTAAGTATGCCGCCTACGCGGAACGCGTTCGCCGGGTACGCGGTGCGCTGGACTGGCAGCTCAGTGATGATCTGGTGGCTCGGCAGTGGCAACAAACTAAGTCATTAAAGGCATTGGATAATCTATTACGAGAATCGGAGCAGCGCTTGGCGCGATTGCAGCGTATTGTCGATGAGCCCAGCCAGCAGATCGCACTGCAGCAGCGGGTCGTTGATGCTCAAGCTCGGCTCACGCAGCAGCTATTGGCGGTTAAGACGACGTACGACGAACTGCGGCAACAGGTTTTCGGATTGGTTGAAAGCGAGCTACAACGTCAGCAGGTCTTGGTGAAAAATCATCTGGCAGAATCACAATTGGCGATCACCCGATTGTATGAGCATTACCTCAAGCTGCAACAGGATGCGATCATGGGCAAGCCGGCGCGCGAGTCCTCTGTACCAGAGGCAAATGCACCTGGCGCTGAGCAGCCTGGTGAGCAAGGGGAGGGAGTATGATGAAAAGGTCGCTTCTTGCCCTGCTTATGCCGCTGACGCTTGCGGCTTGTTCCAGCAATGATCCGCAGGTGGTAAAAACGCTTGCCGATCTGGAGCCGATTGAGCGCCAGCCGTTTCAACGCCCGCAGGTGGATGTGTCGACACAGGGGCTGATCCACCAATACCAATCGCTATTAGAGGTCAGCGAAGATCCTAATGTGCGTATCTATGCCCGCTACCGTCTGGTTGATCTGGGCATGCTCCATCAAGAAGAGGTGCTGGCGGAAGACGCGAGCTTTAATACCGACTCCC
The Corallincola holothuriorum DNA segment above includes these coding regions:
- a CDS encoding AraC family transcriptional regulator; the encoded protein is MENISMKRIGQAVVATILLFTASLFSTLQAEEQPLGDKVESLKEQVVKLNRDLFILEEDLLFPATTQVTVYLSVDTGKFFKLDSVELKIDDDRVAGYLYTERQVNALHRGGIQRLYIGNLKAGKHEVTAFFTGFGPDGREYRRGATLAFDKGTDAKVLELQVRDETDTYQPDFKVVEWQ